One stretch of Clavibacter californiensis DNA includes these proteins:
- a CDS encoding NADP-dependent isocitrate dehydrogenase: MEKIKVEGTVVELDGDEMTRIIWQSIKDTLIHPYLDIDLEYYDLGIEKRDETDDQITIDAANAIKKHGVGVKCATITPDEARVEEFGLKKMWRSPNGTIRNILGGTIFREPIIISNIPRLVPGWNKPIIVGRHAFGDQYRATDFRFEGEGTLTMTFTPKDGSEPQQFEVFQSPGSGVAMGMYNLDDSIRDFARASLSYGLARNYPVYLSTKNTILKAYDGRFKDLFQEVFEAEYADQFAAAGLTYEHRLIDDMVAASLKWEGGYVWACKNYDGDVQSDTVAQGFGSLGLMTSVLTTPDGKVVEAEAAHGTVTRHYRQHQQGKPTSTNPIASIYAWTRGLAHRAKLDGNDALKTFADTLEDVVITTVESGKMTKDLALLVGPDQPYQTTEEFLASLADNLQTRLA; this comes from the coding sequence GTGGAGAAGATCAAGGTAGAGGGGACCGTCGTCGAGCTCGACGGCGACGAGATGACGCGCATCATCTGGCAGTCCATCAAGGACACGCTCATCCACCCGTACCTCGACATCGACCTCGAGTACTACGACCTGGGCATCGAGAAGCGCGACGAGACCGACGACCAGATCACGATCGACGCGGCGAACGCCATCAAGAAGCACGGCGTCGGCGTCAAGTGCGCGACCATCACGCCCGACGAGGCGCGCGTCGAGGAGTTCGGCCTGAAGAAGATGTGGCGCTCGCCGAACGGCACCATCCGCAACATCCTGGGCGGCACGATCTTCCGCGAGCCCATCATCATCAGCAACATCCCGCGCCTCGTGCCCGGCTGGAACAAGCCGATCATCGTCGGCCGCCACGCGTTCGGCGACCAGTACCGCGCCACCGACTTCCGCTTCGAGGGCGAGGGCACGCTCACGATGACCTTCACGCCCAAGGACGGCTCCGAGCCGCAGCAGTTCGAGGTGTTCCAGAGCCCCGGATCCGGCGTCGCCATGGGCATGTACAACCTCGACGACTCGATCCGCGACTTCGCGCGCGCGTCGCTCTCGTACGGCCTCGCCCGGAACTACCCCGTGTACCTCTCCACGAAGAACACGATCCTCAAGGCCTACGACGGCCGCTTCAAGGACCTGTTCCAGGAGGTCTTCGAGGCCGAGTACGCCGACCAGTTCGCCGCCGCCGGCCTCACGTACGAGCACCGCCTCATCGACGACATGGTCGCCGCCTCGCTCAAGTGGGAGGGCGGCTACGTCTGGGCCTGCAAGAACTACGACGGCGACGTGCAGTCCGACACCGTCGCGCAGGGCTTCGGCTCGCTCGGCCTCATGACGAGCGTGCTCACCACGCCCGACGGCAAGGTCGTCGAGGCGGAGGCCGCGCACGGCACCGTCACGCGCCACTACCGCCAGCACCAGCAGGGCAAGCCCACGTCGACGAACCCGATCGCGTCCATCTACGCCTGGACCCGTGGCCTCGCGCACCGCGCCAAGCTCGACGGCAACGACGCGCTGAAGACCTTCGCGGACACCCTCGAGGACGTCGTCATCACGACGGTCGAGAGCGGCAAGATGACGAAGGACCTCGCGCTCCTCGTCGGACCCGACCAGCCGTACCAGACGACCGAGGAGTTCCTCGCGTCGCTCGCGGACAACCTGCAGACGCGCCTGGCCTGA
- a CDS encoding GNAT family N-acetyltransferase, giving the protein MSDMTLEELSARTIVAANTLTLKPGQEAFVAPVSHSIAEAYVNPTTAWPRVVLEDDEVVGFIMGNFDPEAHEEIFRSCIWRINVDADAQGHGVGRFAVLALADEARSRGFDRLTVVWEPGEDGPEEFFTHVGFEVIGETQYGEAIGALAL; this is encoded by the coding sequence ATGAGCGACATGACACTCGAAGAGCTGAGCGCCCGCACGATCGTGGCGGCCAACACGCTGACGCTCAAGCCGGGCCAGGAGGCCTTCGTCGCCCCCGTGTCGCACTCCATCGCCGAGGCCTACGTCAACCCGACCACCGCATGGCCGCGCGTGGTCCTGGAGGACGACGAGGTCGTCGGGTTCATCATGGGCAACTTCGACCCCGAGGCCCACGAGGAGATCTTCCGCAGCTGCATCTGGCGCATCAACGTCGACGCCGATGCGCAGGGCCACGGCGTGGGCCGGTTCGCGGTGCTCGCGCTCGCGGACGAGGCGCGCTCGCGCGGCTTCGACCGGCTCACCGTCGTGTGGGAGCCGGGTGAGGACGGACCGGAGGAGTTCTTCACCCACGTCGGCTTCGAGGTCATCGGCGAGACCCAGTACGGCGAGGCCATCGGCGCGCTGGCGCTCTAG
- a CDS encoding MGMT family protein translates to MAVFATPGEFTDRVLEVVAEIPSGRVMTYGDVAAVFGRRGARAVGMVLRYHGAGLPWWRVLRAGGHPPTGLADEARPRYEAEGTPLVDAPTDAGYRVDLEAARWFP, encoded by the coding sequence GTGGCCGTCTTCGCCACCCCGGGCGAGTTCACCGACCGCGTGCTCGAGGTCGTCGCCGAGATCCCGTCGGGCCGCGTCATGACGTACGGCGACGTCGCCGCCGTCTTCGGCCGACGCGGTGCCCGAGCGGTCGGCATGGTGCTGCGCTACCACGGCGCCGGGCTGCCCTGGTGGCGCGTGCTCCGGGCCGGCGGGCACCCGCCGACCGGGCTCGCCGACGAGGCCCGTCCCCGCTACGAGGCCGAGGGCACGCCGCTGGTCGACGCCCCCACCGACGCGGGCTATCGCGTCGACCTCGAGGCGGCACGCTGGTTCCCGTGA
- a CDS encoding ABC transporter ATP-binding protein yields the protein MSVTGVTGEERDDFSREESKQIRRRSTRLLVSTIQPVKRTLILTAATILVATAANVAGPALIGVGLDRALPSLLGTGDPTMLALVIGAYVLVAVTGAVLVAKYQVMSARIAQEILLDLRKRMFLHTQKLSLEFHETYTSGRIISRQTSDLDSIRELLNGGINQLVQGALYMAFTAIALFSFDWVSGLVLLAALVPLFFLSLWFAVKSQALFRQTRVKSARLIVHFVETMTGIRAVKAFRKEKRNAEEFSEHVEGYRDTNMRVIQVFGIFDPGLILIGNVTVAVVLLVGGLRVADGQLGIGALLAVVLYTRQFFGPAQDMAMFYNSYQSASAALEKISGVLEEEPSVPDPVTPVDLWESTGHVSFEGVEFGYGKGKTILPRFDLDMPAGQTIALVGSTGAGKTTLAKLISRFYDPSGGRVALDGIDLRDLHPKDLRRAIVMVTQEAYLFSGSVADNIAIGKPDATRGEIQAAAEAVGAHTFIESLPDGYDTDVNKRGGRVSAGQRQLISFARAFLADPAVLILDEATSSLDIPSERLVQQGLTTLLADRTAIIIAHRLSTVAIADRVLVMEQGRIVEDGTPESLIQGTGRFSQLHAAWRESLV from the coding sequence ATGAGCGTCACCGGAGTCACCGGCGAGGAGCGCGACGACTTCTCCCGCGAGGAGAGCAAGCAGATCCGCCGTCGCTCGACCAGGCTGCTCGTCAGCACCATCCAGCCGGTCAAGCGGACGCTGATCCTCACGGCCGCGACGATCCTCGTGGCCACCGCCGCGAACGTCGCGGGCCCCGCCCTCATCGGCGTCGGGCTCGACCGTGCGCTGCCGTCGCTGCTGGGCACGGGCGACCCCACGATGCTCGCGCTCGTCATCGGGGCGTACGTCCTGGTCGCGGTCACGGGCGCCGTGCTGGTGGCGAAGTACCAGGTGATGTCCGCGCGCATCGCGCAGGAGATCCTGCTCGACCTCCGCAAGCGCATGTTCCTGCACACGCAGAAGCTGAGCCTGGAGTTCCACGAGACGTACACGTCCGGCCGGATCATCTCCCGCCAGACGAGCGACCTCGACTCGATCCGGGAGCTCCTCAACGGCGGCATCAACCAGCTCGTGCAGGGCGCGCTCTACATGGCGTTCACCGCGATCGCGCTGTTCTCGTTCGACTGGGTCTCCGGCCTCGTGCTGCTCGCGGCGCTCGTGCCGCTGTTCTTCCTGAGCCTCTGGTTCGCCGTGAAGTCGCAGGCGCTGTTCCGCCAGACCCGCGTGAAGTCCGCGCGGCTGATCGTGCACTTCGTCGAGACCATGACGGGCATCCGCGCGGTGAAGGCGTTCCGCAAGGAGAAGCGCAACGCGGAGGAGTTCTCCGAGCACGTCGAGGGGTACCGCGACACCAACATGCGCGTGATCCAGGTCTTCGGCATCTTCGACCCGGGCCTCATCCTCATCGGCAACGTCACGGTCGCCGTGGTGCTCCTGGTGGGCGGCCTGCGCGTCGCGGACGGGCAGCTCGGCATCGGCGCGCTGCTCGCGGTGGTGCTCTACACGCGGCAGTTCTTCGGGCCGGCGCAGGACATGGCGATGTTCTACAACAGCTACCAGTCGGCCTCGGCCGCGCTCGAGAAGATCTCGGGCGTGCTCGAGGAGGAGCCGAGCGTGCCGGATCCCGTGACGCCGGTCGACCTGTGGGAGTCCACCGGTCACGTCTCCTTCGAGGGCGTCGAGTTCGGCTACGGGAAGGGCAAGACGATCCTGCCGCGCTTCGACCTCGACATGCCGGCGGGGCAGACCATCGCGCTCGTGGGATCCACCGGGGCGGGCAAGACGACGCTCGCGAAGCTGATCTCCCGGTTCTACGACCCGTCCGGCGGCCGCGTGGCGCTCGACGGGATCGACCTCCGCGACCTGCACCCGAAGGACCTCCGGCGCGCCATCGTCATGGTGACGCAGGAGGCCTACCTCTTCTCCGGATCCGTCGCCGACAACATCGCGATCGGCAAGCCGGACGCGACCCGGGGCGAGATCCAGGCGGCCGCGGAGGCCGTGGGGGCGCACACGTTCATCGAGTCGCTGCCCGATGGCTACGACACCGACGTGAACAAGCGCGGGGGCCGGGTGTCTGCGGGTCAGCGTCAGCTGATCTCGTTCGCGCGCGCGTTCCTCGCGGACCCGGCGGTGCTGATCCTCGACGAGGCGACGAGCTCGCTCGACATCCCGAGCGAGCGGCTCGTGCAGCAGGGCCTCACCACGCTGCTCGCGGACCGGACGGCGATCATCATCGCGCACCGGCTCTCGACCGTCGCGATCGCGGACCGCGTGCTCGTGATGGAGCAGGGGCGCATCGTCGAGGACGGGACGCCGGAGTCGCTCATCCAGGGCACCGGCCGGTTCTCGCAGCTGCACGCGGCGTGGCGGGAGTCGCTGGTCTAG
- a CDS encoding ABC transporter ATP-binding protein: MRLLPFARPAMPSIIAGMVVALVGSLLSLVIPQILRGLVDGPLGDGDSAAVAPAVLLILGLGILEAAMIALRRWFVLKPGTLMEADMRNAFYRKLQRLPVAFHDRWQSGQLLSRMVSDLNLIRRWMAFGLVLFIVNILTILVGIGFLVSIDWRLGLGFLVCSIPLWVYGYLFEQKYSSVARLSQDQSGDLATSVEQSVHGIRVLKAFGRGKHMHDAFAEQAEELRGTEIKKAKAIAGIWLWLLLVPDLTFALALLGGVLLAAGGQISVGDLVAFFATAAVLRWPIESVGFLLSMTFDARTAIDRYFEVMDEEDVITDPADPVRIREPRGHLVFRGARFRYQDAAADQADLIDGVDLDLQPGETMALVGVTGCGKSTLTALTTRLYDVTGGSIELDGVDIRDLGLEELRSRIAMAFEDATLFSSSVRDNVLLGRPDLADGGPEAERVLQEALDIAQAGFVRDLPDGVDTTVGEEGLSLSGGQRQRLALARAVAAAPDVLVLDDPLSALDVDTEALVEAALRRVLASTTALIVAHRPSTVMLADRVALMQDGRITAVGRHSDLLATSEHYRFVISSLDVEGNTVREEVGA, encoded by the coding sequence ATGCGGCTGCTGCCGTTCGCCCGGCCCGCCATGCCCAGCATCATCGCGGGCATGGTGGTCGCGCTCGTCGGCTCGCTGCTGTCGCTCGTCATCCCGCAGATCCTCCGCGGCCTCGTGGACGGCCCGCTCGGCGACGGCGACTCGGCCGCCGTGGCGCCCGCGGTGCTCCTCATCCTCGGCCTCGGGATCCTCGAGGCCGCCATGATCGCGCTCCGCCGCTGGTTCGTGCTGAAGCCCGGCACGCTCATGGAGGCGGACATGCGGAACGCGTTCTACAGGAAGCTGCAGCGGCTGCCCGTGGCGTTCCACGACCGGTGGCAGAGCGGCCAGCTGCTGTCGCGCATGGTCAGCGACCTGAACCTCATCCGCCGCTGGATGGCGTTCGGCCTCGTGCTGTTCATCGTCAACATCCTCACGATCCTGGTGGGCATCGGCTTCCTGGTCTCCATCGACTGGCGCCTCGGCCTCGGCTTCCTCGTGTGCTCGATCCCGCTGTGGGTCTACGGCTACCTCTTCGAGCAGAAGTACTCGTCCGTGGCGCGTCTCAGCCAGGACCAGTCCGGCGACCTCGCCACGAGCGTCGAGCAGTCGGTGCACGGGATCCGCGTGCTGAAGGCGTTCGGGCGCGGCAAGCACATGCACGACGCGTTCGCCGAGCAGGCGGAGGAGCTGCGCGGCACGGAGATCAAGAAGGCGAAGGCCATCGCCGGCATCTGGCTCTGGCTGCTGCTGGTGCCCGACCTGACCTTCGCACTCGCTCTGCTCGGCGGCGTGCTGCTGGCGGCCGGCGGGCAGATCTCGGTGGGCGACCTCGTGGCCTTCTTCGCGACCGCCGCGGTGCTGCGGTGGCCGATCGAGTCGGTGGGCTTCCTGCTGTCGATGACCTTCGACGCGCGGACGGCCATCGACCGCTACTTCGAGGTGATGGACGAGGAGGACGTGATCACGGATCCCGCGGACCCCGTGCGGATCCGGGAGCCCCGCGGCCACCTCGTCTTCCGGGGCGCCCGCTTCCGCTACCAGGACGCGGCCGCCGACCAGGCCGACCTCATCGACGGCGTCGACCTCGACCTGCAGCCCGGGGAGACCATGGCGCTCGTCGGCGTCACCGGCTGCGGCAAGTCCACGCTCACGGCGCTCACGACCCGGCTCTACGACGTCACCGGCGGGAGCATCGAGCTGGACGGCGTGGACATCCGCGACCTGGGCCTCGAGGAGCTGCGGAGCCGGATCGCCATGGCCTTCGAGGACGCGACGCTGTTCTCCTCCAGCGTCCGCGACAACGTGCTGCTCGGCCGCCCCGACCTCGCCGACGGCGGCCCCGAGGCGGAGCGCGTGCTGCAGGAGGCGCTCGACATCGCGCAGGCCGGCTTCGTGCGCGACCTGCCCGACGGCGTCGACACGACCGTCGGCGAGGAGGGGCTCAGCCTGTCCGGCGGGCAGCGGCAGCGGCTCGCCCTCGCGCGCGCGGTCGCCGCGGCACCCGACGTGCTCGTCCTCGACGACCCGCTGTCGGCGCTCGACGTCGACACGGAGGCGCTCGTCGAGGCGGCGCTGCGCCGCGTGCTCGCCTCCACCACCGCGCTGATCGTCGCGCACCGCCCCTCGACCGTGATGCTCGCGGACCGGGTGGCGCTCATGCAGGACGGCCGCATCACCGCGGTCGGCCGGCACTCCGACCTGCTCGCCACGAGCGAGCACTACCGGTTCGTCATCTCGAGCCTGGACGTGGAAGGGAACACCGTGCGCGAGGAGGTGGGCGCATGA
- the ddaH gene encoding dimethylargininase, whose translation MSNAPLGRALSAALVSAGVSAIIGLLFSVLTLFSSNQPSAAVLVTLLDYWTVHTLVAFVLLAALAGVGMHRRLWTSILGSVAAAVVGALAGSLVGALGQGATVSGDIVGPLLETLLGLNLMFILGVALASILLGRRLWARLVAAGDGEVERERIALVRIPSSRLAEGELTHLDRRPVDAELADQQWERYVLALEERGWSTREVPPADDHPDSVFVEDAVLVLGTTAVLLTSGADSRRGERTGVERALEDMDLSVTSIDLPATLDGGDVLEVGRTLYVGASSRTNAAGIQRLREIARPLGYAVVGVPVSRTLHLKSQVTALPDGTVIGYEPLVDAPRLFPSFLPVPEAEGVAVVALDDDTLLLSAAAPRTADLLRGLGYEVVAVDISEFEKLEGCVTCLSVRIG comes from the coding sequence ATGTCGAACGCTCCCCTCGGCAGGGCGCTCTCCGCGGCCCTCGTGTCCGCGGGCGTCTCGGCCATCATCGGCCTGCTCTTCAGCGTCCTGACGCTCTTCAGCTCCAACCAGCCGAGCGCTGCCGTGCTGGTGACGCTCCTGGACTACTGGACGGTGCACACGCTCGTCGCCTTCGTCCTCCTCGCCGCACTCGCGGGGGTGGGCATGCACCGGCGGCTGTGGACGTCGATCCTCGGATCCGTCGCTGCGGCGGTGGTCGGCGCGCTCGCCGGGAGCCTCGTCGGCGCCCTGGGGCAGGGCGCCACCGTCAGCGGCGACATCGTCGGCCCGCTGCTCGAGACGCTCCTCGGCCTCAACCTGATGTTCATCCTCGGCGTCGCGCTGGCGTCCATCCTCCTGGGCCGTCGGCTCTGGGCCCGACTCGTCGCCGCGGGGGACGGGGAGGTCGAGCGGGAGCGCATCGCCCTCGTTCGGATCCCGTCATCGCGGCTCGCCGAAGGCGAGCTGACGCACCTGGACCGCCGGCCCGTGGATGCCGAGCTCGCGGACCAGCAGTGGGAGCGCTACGTGCTCGCGCTCGAGGAGCGCGGATGGTCGACCCGCGAGGTGCCGCCGGCCGACGACCACCCGGACTCCGTGTTCGTGGAGGACGCCGTGCTCGTCCTCGGCACCACAGCCGTCCTGCTCACGTCCGGGGCGGACTCGCGCCGCGGGGAGCGCACCGGCGTCGAGCGTGCGCTCGAGGACATGGACCTGTCGGTGACGTCCATCGACCTGCCCGCGACCCTCGACGGTGGTGACGTGCTGGAGGTCGGGCGCACGCTCTACGTCGGTGCGAGCAGCCGGACCAACGCGGCGGGGATCCAGCGGCTGCGCGAGATCGCCCGGCCCCTCGGATACGCCGTGGTCGGCGTCCCCGTCAGCCGGACCTTGCACCTCAAGTCGCAGGTCACGGCACTGCCGGACGGCACGGTCATCGGGTACGAGCCGCTGGTCGACGCGCCGCGGCTGTTCCCGTCCTTCCTCCCCGTCCCGGAGGCGGAGGGCGTGGCCGTCGTCGCGCTCGACGACGACACCCTGCTGCTGTCGGCCGCCGCTCCTCGCACGGCTGACCTGCTCCGCGGTCTGGGCTACGAGGTCGTCGCCGTCGACATCAGCGAGTTCGAGAAGCTCGAGGGCTGCGTCACCTGCCTGTCGGTCCGCATCGGCTGA
- the purH gene encoding bifunctional phosphoribosylaminoimidazolecarboxamide formyltransferase/IMP cyclohydrolase — MSGPRHDPSLFRDRDGIEVARALVSVSDKTGLLELAAALVEAGVEIVSTGSTASTIADAGFPVTPVQDVTGFPEALDGRVKTLHPAVHAGLLADLRLESHEVQLAELGISPFQLVVVNLYPFVETVASGAPASDVIEQIDIGGPAMVRASAKNHANVAIVVSPSSYGEVIASVREGGTTLEQRRRLAAAAFAHTADYDRAVADYFRSTVVGTGSSEPDAPAWPTSWDVAGELAQVLRYGENSHQDAALYRRPDGAGIAQAVQLHGKEMSYNNFVDADAAVRAAYDFAEPAVAIIKHANPCGIAVAAPRAVDAIASAHRSAHDCDPVSAFGGVIAANRTVTLGMAETVKEIFTEVLVAPGFDDAALTLLKTKKNLRLLTLPEGYHRELLEARQISGGYLVQSGDAFPTDGARLSASWTLATGEPVDDQTLADLEFAWKACRAVKSNAILLAHHGASVGVGMGQVNRVDSCQLAVQRAGDRASGSVAASDAFFPFADGLQVLLDAGVRAVVQPGGSVRDEEVVEAARTAGVAMYFTGERHFFH, encoded by the coding sequence ATGAGCGGACCCCGTCACGACCCGTCCCTGTTCCGCGATCGAGACGGCATCGAGGTGGCGCGCGCCCTCGTCTCCGTCAGCGACAAGACGGGTCTGCTCGAGCTGGCCGCTGCGCTCGTGGAGGCCGGGGTCGAGATCGTCTCCACCGGATCCACCGCCAGCACCATCGCGGACGCGGGCTTCCCGGTCACGCCGGTGCAGGACGTGACCGGATTCCCGGAGGCGCTGGACGGACGCGTCAAGACGCTGCATCCTGCGGTGCACGCCGGTCTGCTCGCCGACCTCCGGCTCGAGTCGCACGAGGTGCAGCTCGCGGAGCTCGGCATCTCCCCGTTCCAGCTCGTGGTCGTGAACCTCTACCCGTTCGTGGAGACGGTGGCGTCGGGAGCCCCCGCGTCGGACGTGATCGAGCAGATCGACATCGGCGGCCCCGCCATGGTGCGCGCGTCCGCCAAGAACCATGCCAACGTGGCCATCGTCGTGTCCCCGTCGAGCTACGGCGAGGTGATCGCGTCCGTGCGCGAGGGGGGGACCACCCTCGAGCAGAGACGACGTCTCGCGGCAGCGGCGTTCGCGCACACGGCCGACTACGACCGGGCCGTCGCGGACTACTTCCGGTCGACGGTCGTCGGCACGGGGTCCTCCGAGCCGGATGCCCCCGCCTGGCCCACCAGCTGGGACGTCGCGGGCGAGCTCGCCCAGGTGCTCAGGTACGGCGAGAACTCCCACCAGGACGCGGCGCTCTACCGACGGCCGGACGGCGCGGGCATCGCCCAGGCGGTGCAGCTGCACGGCAAGGAGATGTCCTACAACAACTTCGTCGACGCGGATGCGGCGGTCCGCGCCGCCTACGACTTCGCGGAGCCGGCGGTCGCCATCATCAAGCACGCGAACCCCTGCGGCATCGCCGTGGCAGCGCCCCGCGCGGTGGACGCGATCGCCTCCGCGCACCGCAGCGCGCACGATTGCGATCCGGTCTCGGCGTTCGGGGGCGTCATCGCGGCGAACCGCACGGTCACCCTGGGGATGGCGGAGACGGTGAAGGAGATCTTCACCGAGGTCCTCGTCGCCCCCGGGTTCGACGACGCCGCGCTCACGCTCCTGAAGACGAAGAAGAACCTGCGGTTGCTGACGCTCCCGGAGGGCTACCACCGCGAGCTCCTGGAGGCGCGGCAGATCTCGGGCGGGTACCTGGTCCAGTCCGGTGACGCGTTCCCGACCGACGGCGCGCGCCTCTCGGCGTCGTGGACCCTGGCGACCGGCGAGCCCGTGGACGACCAGACGCTCGCGGACCTCGAGTTCGCGTGGAAGGCCTGCCGGGCGGTGAAGTCGAACGCGATCCTGCTCGCCCACCACGGTGCGTCCGTGGGAGTGGGCATGGGACAGGTCAACCGGGTGGACTCGTGCCAACTCGCCGTCCAGCGCGCGGGCGACCGGGCGTCCGGATCGGTGGCGGCGTCCGACGCCTTCTTCCCGTTCGCCGACGGGCTGCAGGTCCTGCTCGACGCCGGCGTCCGCGCCGTGGTCCAGCCCGGCGGATCCGTGCGCGACGAGGAGGTCGTCGAGGCCGCCCGCACCGCAGGCGTCGCCATGTACTTCACGGGCGAGCGCCACTTCTTCCACTGA
- the purN gene encoding phosphoribosylglycinamide formyltransferase, producing MLNVVVLISGSGTNLRALLEAADHAEYPARVIAVGADRDADGLRFAEERGIPTFTVPFASFPDRASWGDELAAAIAGWEPDLVVLSGFMRLLPPRAVAAFAPHIVNTHPAYLPEFPGAHAVRDAIAAGATSSGASIIVVDTGVDTGPVLAQERVPVEPDDTEHTLHERIKVVERRLLVDTVRAISLGTIDLKELSPA from the coding sequence GTGCTCAACGTGGTCGTCCTCATCTCCGGCAGCGGGACGAACCTCCGCGCCCTCCTCGAGGCGGCCGACCACGCGGAGTACCCGGCGCGCGTCATCGCGGTGGGAGCCGATCGCGACGCCGACGGCCTCCGCTTCGCCGAGGAGCGGGGCATCCCCACCTTCACCGTGCCGTTCGCGAGCTTCCCCGATCGCGCCTCCTGGGGCGACGAGCTGGCGGCGGCGATCGCCGGGTGGGAGCCCGACCTGGTGGTCCTCAGCGGATTCATGCGGCTCCTCCCGCCGCGCGCCGTGGCGGCCTTCGCGCCCCACATCGTGAACACCCATCCGGCGTACCTCCCGGAGTTCCCCGGGGCCCACGCGGTCCGGGACGCCATCGCCGCCGGGGCCACGAGCTCCGGGGCCTCCATCATCGTCGTCGACACCGGGGTCGACACCGGGCCGGTGCTCGCGCAGGAGCGCGTGCCCGTGGAGCCGGACGACACCGAGCACACCCTGCACGAGCGCATCAAGGTCGTGGAGCGCAGGCTCCTCGTCGACACGGTGCGCGCGATATCCCTCGGCACCATCGACCTCAAGGAGCTGTCCCCGGCATGA
- a CDS encoding cell division protein PerM codes for MNRHATALFAALEALLVVGVGVALPLVPLTALWAGQYDLQIDWGVFARTAVDLWLLGHGVPLTASLDPSLASSLGLPGVDAPFVLTLAPLGFALLTLLLGIRAGRRIVETDHPGVGALSAVATTAVLSLGLALAAQHDGVSPAVVRGTVLPTLVLALGLLVGGIARADRARARRWWGSLSSGRAAGSIRGVRDALDRLPNGAASVAATAVRGGAAAAFGVVAISAVVVAVLLGLQYATVITLYETLQTGIVGGVALTLAQIALLPNLVMWAASWLIGPGFALGTGSSVSPLGTTVGPIPSVPVLGILPQGAFDLGYLGILVPVVVSFVAAVALSPRVARIPEPEARRWPWFLVAGLGMGLVGAGVLALLAVLSGGAAGPGRLADVGPAGGWILLVAFFELGVASVAGMFVSGLMAPLVRRSPEGRG; via the coding sequence ATGAACCGACACGCAACCGCCCTGTTCGCGGCACTCGAGGCGCTCCTGGTGGTGGGGGTCGGCGTCGCCCTGCCCCTCGTGCCGCTCACGGCGTTGTGGGCCGGCCAGTACGACCTGCAGATCGACTGGGGCGTCTTCGCGCGCACCGCGGTCGACCTGTGGCTCCTCGGTCATGGTGTGCCGCTCACGGCGTCGCTGGATCCGTCGCTCGCCTCGTCCCTCGGCCTTCCGGGCGTCGACGCGCCGTTCGTGCTCACGCTGGCGCCCCTGGGCTTCGCGCTCCTCACGCTGCTCCTCGGGATCCGCGCCGGCCGCCGCATCGTCGAGACCGACCACCCCGGCGTCGGCGCGCTCTCCGCCGTCGCCACGACCGCCGTGCTGTCCCTCGGCCTCGCGCTCGCGGCGCAGCATGACGGCGTCTCCCCGGCCGTCGTCCGCGGAACCGTCCTCCCGACCCTGGTCCTCGCGCTGGGCCTCCTCGTCGGCGGCATCGCACGCGCCGATCGCGCGCGGGCCCGTAGGTGGTGGGGATCCCTGTCGTCCGGGCGGGCGGCCGGTTCCATCCGGGGCGTTCGCGATGCCCTCGACCGCCTCCCTAACGGCGCGGCCTCCGTGGCGGCCACGGCCGTCCGCGGGGGAGCGGCCGCGGCCTTCGGCGTCGTCGCGATCTCCGCCGTGGTCGTCGCGGTGCTGCTCGGTCTGCAGTACGCGACCGTGATCACCCTCTACGAGACGCTGCAGACGGGGATCGTCGGCGGCGTCGCCCTCACGCTCGCACAGATCGCGCTCCTGCCGAACCTGGTGATGTGGGCTGCGTCGTGGCTCATCGGACCCGGCTTCGCCCTCGGCACCGGATCGTCCGTCTCACCGCTCGGCACGACCGTCGGCCCGATCCCGTCCGTCCCGGTCCTGGGCATCCTGCCGCAGGGTGCGTTCGACCTCGGGTACCTGGGGATCCTGGTGCCGGTCGTCGTGTCCTTCGTCGCCGCGGTCGCGCTGTCCCCGCGGGTCGCCCGGATCCCCGAGCCCGAGGCGCGCCGCTGGCCGTGGTTCCTTGTCGCGGGTCTCGGCATGGGGCTCGTCGGCGCGGGGGTGCTCGCCCTGCTCGCGGTCCTCTCCGGCGGTGCCGCCGGACCCGGGCGCCTGGCCGACGTCGGCCCGGCGGGCGGATGGATCCTCCTCGTCGCGTTCTTCGAGCTCGGCGTGGCGTCCGTCGCGGGCATGTTCGTCTCGGGCCTCATGGCCCCCCTCGTCCGGCGCAGCCCCGAGGGACGCGGATAG